Proteins from a single region of Gemmatimonadetes bacterium SCN 70-22:
- a CDS encoding mononuclear molybdenum enzyme YedY translates to MLLRTPDALPIAPSEITSESHYENRRQFLKDAGLLGLGIAGMALASRDARAQPPQQGTSIGGAELKPELTPWEDVTGYNNFYEFGTDKSDPADHAQKFRTKPWSVAVEGLVAKPGRYALEDFLKPHKLEDRIYRHRCVEAWSMVIPWLGFPMADFIKRVQPLGSAKYVEFTTLLDPKQMPGQRSPILDWPYVEALRLDEAMHPLTIFAVGVYGKMLPNQNGAPLRHVVPWKYGFKSCKSIVKIRFTETMPKTAWNVANPGEYGFYANVNPTVDHPRWSQAKERRIGEFRRRDTLMFNGYAQQVASLYGGMDLRKFY, encoded by the coding sequence ATGCTCCTGCGCACTCCCGACGCCCTCCCCATCGCCCCATCCGAGATCACCAGCGAGTCGCACTACGAGAACCGCCGGCAATTCCTCAAGGACGCGGGGCTCCTCGGCCTCGGGATCGCCGGAATGGCGCTCGCCTCACGCGACGCGCGGGCGCAACCGCCGCAGCAGGGGACGAGCATCGGCGGCGCGGAGCTCAAGCCCGAGCTCACGCCATGGGAGGACGTGACCGGCTACAACAACTTCTACGAGTTCGGGACCGACAAGAGCGACCCGGCCGACCACGCGCAGAAGTTCCGCACCAAGCCGTGGAGCGTGGCGGTCGAGGGGCTCGTCGCCAAGCCGGGGCGCTACGCGCTCGAGGACTTCCTCAAGCCGCACAAGCTCGAGGACCGGATCTACCGCCACCGCTGCGTCGAGGCCTGGTCCATGGTGATCCCGTGGCTCGGCTTCCCGATGGCCGACTTCATCAAGCGCGTGCAGCCGTTAGGCTCGGCGAAATACGTGGAGTTCACCACGCTGCTCGACCCCAAGCAGATGCCGGGGCAGCGCTCGCCCATCCTCGACTGGCCGTACGTCGAGGCGTTGCGCCTGGACGAGGCGATGCACCCGCTCACGATCTTCGCCGTCGGAGTCTACGGGAAGATGCTCCCCAACCAGAACGGGGCGCCGCTCCGTCACGTCGTCCCGTGGAAGTACGGCTTCAAGAGCTGCAAGTCGATCGTGAAGATCCGCTTCACGGAAACGATGCCGAAGACGGCGTGGAACGTGGCCAACCCGGGCGAGTACGGCTTCTACGCCAACGTGAATCCCACGGTCGACCACCCGCGCTGGTCGCAGGCCAAGGAACGGCGCATCGGCGAGTTCCGGCGGCGCGACACGCTGATGTTCAACGGGTATGCGCAGCAGGTGGCGTCGCTGTACGGCGGGATGGACCTGCGGAAGTTCTACTGA